In one window of Gopherus evgoodei ecotype Sinaloan lineage chromosome 9, rGopEvg1_v1.p, whole genome shotgun sequence DNA:
- the SLITRK4 gene encoding SLIT and NTRK-like protein 4 isoform X1 has product MEPDGKDSVSLFRSIRLLADHKTMLLWLVLVLSAPVSSTNADPDISVGICNVCSCVSVENVLYVNCEKVAVYRPNQLKPPWSNFYHLNFQNNLLIVLYPNTFLNFTHAVSLQLGNNKLQNIEGGAFLGLSSLKQLHLNNNELKILRADTFLGIENLEYLQADYNLIKYIERGAFNKLHKLKVLILNDNLISFLPDNIFRFASLTHLDIRGNRIQKLPYIGVLEHIGRVVELQLEDNPWNCTCDLLPLKAWLENMPYNIYIGEAICETPSDLYGRLLKETNKQELCSMGTGSDFDVRILPPSQLEPGYSTPNGHTTQTSMHRLVTKPPKTTNPSKISAIVAGKALSNRNLSQIVSYQTRVPPLTPCPSPCVCKTHPSDLGLSVNCQERNIESLAELVPKPFSAKKLHVNGNYIKDVDTSDFIDFEGLDLLHLGSNQIAVIKGAVFRNLTNLRRLYLNGNQIERLSPEMFAGLHNLQYLYLEYNVIKEILAGTFDLMPNLQLLYLNNNLLRSLPAYIFAGAPLARLNLRNNHFMYLPVSGVLDQLKSLTQIDLEGNPWDCTCDLVALKLWLEKLNEGIVVKELKCETPVQFANIELKSLKNEILCPKLLNKPSALFTSPVPAVTFTTPLGPIRSPPGGPVPLSILILSILVVLILTVFVAFCLLVFVLRRNKKPTVKHEGIGNQECSSMHLQLRKHDHKSNKKDGLGAEAFIPQTIEQMSKSHTCGLKESETGFTFADPQGQKVILRNITDKEKDLLHVDTRKRLSTIDELDELFPGRDSNVFIQNFLESKKEYNSIGVSGFEIRYPEKQQDKKIKKSLIGGNHSKIVVEQRKSEYFELKAKLQGSPDYLQVLEEQTALNKI; this is encoded by the exons ATGGAGCCGGATGGCAAAG ATTCTGTATCTTTATTCAGGAGCATAAGGTTGCTTGCTGATCACAAGACGATGTTGCTGTGGCTCGTTCTGGTTTTGTCAGCCCCGGTTTCTTCTACAAATGCAGATCCTGACATCTCGGTGGGAATTTGCAATGTTTGCTCGTGTGTGTCGGTTGAGAATGTACTGTATGTCAATTGCGAGAAGGTTGCAGTCTACCGACCAAATCAGCTCAAACCACCTTGGTCTAATTTTTACCATCTTAATTTTCAGAACAACCTCCTGATTGTTCTATATCCAAATACATTTCTTAATTTCACACACGCAGTGTCCCTGCAACTGGGTAACAATAAACTGCAGAACATTGAGGGGGGAGCATTCCTTGGGCTCAGTTCATTAAAACAGTTGCACCTGAACAACAATGAATTAAAGATTCTCCGAGCTGACACTTTCCTGGGCATAGAGAACTTGGAGTATCTCCAAGCTGACTACAATTTAATCAAGTATATTGAACGGGGAGCCTTCAATAAGCTTCACAAGCTAAAAGTCCTCATTCTTAATGACAATCTGATTTCGTTCCTGCCCGATAATATTTTTCGATTCGCTTCTCTAACCCATCTGGATATACGAGGCAATCGAATACAGAAGCTTCCCTACATTGGAGTTCTGGAACACATTGGTCGAGTTGTCGAACTGCAGCTGGAAGATAACCCTTGGAATTGTACCTGTGATTTGTTGCCTTTGAAAGCCTGGCTGGAGAATATGCCCTATAACATTTACATTGGAGAAGCTATCTGTGAAACGCCCAGCGACTTGTATGGAAGGCTTTTAAAGGAAACCAATAAGCAAGAATTATGCTCCATGGGGACTGGGAGTGATTTTGATGTGCGCATTCTGCCTCCATCCCAGTTGGAGCCTGGTTACAGCACGCCTAATGGCCACACTACGCAAACGTCAATGCACAGATTAGTCACAAAGCCTCCGAAAACTACAAATCCTTCCAAGATCTCGGCGATAGTAGCAGGAAAAGCGCTCTCTAATCGCAATCTCAGTCAAATTGTATCTTACCAGACCAGGGTTCCTCCTCTAACTCCTTGCCCAAGCCCATGTGTCTGCAAAACTCATCCTTCTGATTTGGGATTAAGTGTAAACTGccaagaaagaaatatagaatcATTGGCCGAACTCGTACCAAAACCTTTCAGTGCCAAGAAACTGCATGTAAATGGCAATTATATTAAGGATGTGGACACCTCAGATTTCATTGACTTTGAAGGGCTGGATTTACTACATTTAGGCAGCAATCAGATTGCAGTAATCAAAGGGGCAGTTTTCCGCAACCTTACAAATTTACGGAGATTGTATCTTAATGGCAATCAGATAGAGCGGCTGAGTCCAGAAATGTTTGCTGGCCTCCACAATTTGCAATATCTGTATTTGGAATACAACGTTATCAAAGAAATTTTAGCAGGCACCTTTGACTTAATGCCAAATTTGCAGTTGCTCTACTTGAACAACAATCTTCTTAGAAGTCTGCCGGCTTACATTTTTGCTGGTGCTCCACTGGCTAGACTGAATCTGAGGAACAATCATTTCATGTATCTACCTGTAAGTGGCGTTCTTGATCAGCTAAAATCTCTTACACAAATTGATTTGGAAGGTAATCCATGGGACTGCACTTGTGATTTGGTTGCTTTAAAGCTGTGGCTGGAAAAACTAAATGAAGGAATTGTGGTGAAGGAATTAAAATGTGAAACACCTGTTCAGTTTGCTAACATTGAACTGAAGTCTCTCAAAAATGAGATCTTATGTCCTAAACTTTTAAACAAGCCATCTGCTCTGTTCACTAGTCCTGTGCCTGCTGTCACTTTTACTACACCGTTGGGTCCAATTCGAAGTCCTCCTGGTGGCCCAGTTCCGTTGTCCATCCTAATCTTAAGCATACTAGTTGTGCTTATTTTAACAGTGTTTGTTGCTTTTTGCCTTCTTGTCTTTGTGCTTCGGCGCAACAAGAAACCAACAGTAAAGCACGAAGGAATTGGGAACCAAGAGTGCAGTTCCATGCACCTGCAACTAAGAAAGCACGACcacaaatcaaacaaaaaagaTGGACTAGGCGCAGAGGCCTTCATTCCTCAAACCATTGAGCAGATGAGTAAAAGTCACACTTGTGGCTTAAAAGAATCTGAAACAGGCTTCACATTTGCTGATCCACAAGGGCAAAAAGTCATTCTGAGAAATATTACCGACAAGGAAAAGGATTTATTGCATGTGGATACCAGAAAAAGACTGAGCACAATTGATGAACTAGATGAGTTGTTTCCTGGGAGGGATTCCAATGTATTTATTCAGAATTTTCTTGAAAGTAAAAAAGAATACAACAGCATAGGGGTCAGTGGCTTTGAAATACGTTATCCAGAGAAACAACAAGACAAAAAAATCAAGAAGTCATTAATAGGGGGTAATCATAGTAAAATTGTAGTAGAGCAAAGAAAGAGTGAATATTTTGAACTGAAAGCTAAACTTCAAGGTTCACCTGACTACCTACAAGTCCTTGAAGAACAAACAGCTTTGAATAAAATATAG
- the SLITRK4 gene encoding SLIT and NTRK-like protein 4 isoform X2, whose product MLLWLVLVLSAPVSSTNADPDISVGICNVCSCVSVENVLYVNCEKVAVYRPNQLKPPWSNFYHLNFQNNLLIVLYPNTFLNFTHAVSLQLGNNKLQNIEGGAFLGLSSLKQLHLNNNELKILRADTFLGIENLEYLQADYNLIKYIERGAFNKLHKLKVLILNDNLISFLPDNIFRFASLTHLDIRGNRIQKLPYIGVLEHIGRVVELQLEDNPWNCTCDLLPLKAWLENMPYNIYIGEAICETPSDLYGRLLKETNKQELCSMGTGSDFDVRILPPSQLEPGYSTPNGHTTQTSMHRLVTKPPKTTNPSKISAIVAGKALSNRNLSQIVSYQTRVPPLTPCPSPCVCKTHPSDLGLSVNCQERNIESLAELVPKPFSAKKLHVNGNYIKDVDTSDFIDFEGLDLLHLGSNQIAVIKGAVFRNLTNLRRLYLNGNQIERLSPEMFAGLHNLQYLYLEYNVIKEILAGTFDLMPNLQLLYLNNNLLRSLPAYIFAGAPLARLNLRNNHFMYLPVSGVLDQLKSLTQIDLEGNPWDCTCDLVALKLWLEKLNEGIVVKELKCETPVQFANIELKSLKNEILCPKLLNKPSALFTSPVPAVTFTTPLGPIRSPPGGPVPLSILILSILVVLILTVFVAFCLLVFVLRRNKKPTVKHEGIGNQECSSMHLQLRKHDHKSNKKDGLGAEAFIPQTIEQMSKSHTCGLKESETGFTFADPQGQKVILRNITDKEKDLLHVDTRKRLSTIDELDELFPGRDSNVFIQNFLESKKEYNSIGVSGFEIRYPEKQQDKKIKKSLIGGNHSKIVVEQRKSEYFELKAKLQGSPDYLQVLEEQTALNKI is encoded by the coding sequence ATGTTGCTGTGGCTCGTTCTGGTTTTGTCAGCCCCGGTTTCTTCTACAAATGCAGATCCTGACATCTCGGTGGGAATTTGCAATGTTTGCTCGTGTGTGTCGGTTGAGAATGTACTGTATGTCAATTGCGAGAAGGTTGCAGTCTACCGACCAAATCAGCTCAAACCACCTTGGTCTAATTTTTACCATCTTAATTTTCAGAACAACCTCCTGATTGTTCTATATCCAAATACATTTCTTAATTTCACACACGCAGTGTCCCTGCAACTGGGTAACAATAAACTGCAGAACATTGAGGGGGGAGCATTCCTTGGGCTCAGTTCATTAAAACAGTTGCACCTGAACAACAATGAATTAAAGATTCTCCGAGCTGACACTTTCCTGGGCATAGAGAACTTGGAGTATCTCCAAGCTGACTACAATTTAATCAAGTATATTGAACGGGGAGCCTTCAATAAGCTTCACAAGCTAAAAGTCCTCATTCTTAATGACAATCTGATTTCGTTCCTGCCCGATAATATTTTTCGATTCGCTTCTCTAACCCATCTGGATATACGAGGCAATCGAATACAGAAGCTTCCCTACATTGGAGTTCTGGAACACATTGGTCGAGTTGTCGAACTGCAGCTGGAAGATAACCCTTGGAATTGTACCTGTGATTTGTTGCCTTTGAAAGCCTGGCTGGAGAATATGCCCTATAACATTTACATTGGAGAAGCTATCTGTGAAACGCCCAGCGACTTGTATGGAAGGCTTTTAAAGGAAACCAATAAGCAAGAATTATGCTCCATGGGGACTGGGAGTGATTTTGATGTGCGCATTCTGCCTCCATCCCAGTTGGAGCCTGGTTACAGCACGCCTAATGGCCACACTACGCAAACGTCAATGCACAGATTAGTCACAAAGCCTCCGAAAACTACAAATCCTTCCAAGATCTCGGCGATAGTAGCAGGAAAAGCGCTCTCTAATCGCAATCTCAGTCAAATTGTATCTTACCAGACCAGGGTTCCTCCTCTAACTCCTTGCCCAAGCCCATGTGTCTGCAAAACTCATCCTTCTGATTTGGGATTAAGTGTAAACTGccaagaaagaaatatagaatcATTGGCCGAACTCGTACCAAAACCTTTCAGTGCCAAGAAACTGCATGTAAATGGCAATTATATTAAGGATGTGGACACCTCAGATTTCATTGACTTTGAAGGGCTGGATTTACTACATTTAGGCAGCAATCAGATTGCAGTAATCAAAGGGGCAGTTTTCCGCAACCTTACAAATTTACGGAGATTGTATCTTAATGGCAATCAGATAGAGCGGCTGAGTCCAGAAATGTTTGCTGGCCTCCACAATTTGCAATATCTGTATTTGGAATACAACGTTATCAAAGAAATTTTAGCAGGCACCTTTGACTTAATGCCAAATTTGCAGTTGCTCTACTTGAACAACAATCTTCTTAGAAGTCTGCCGGCTTACATTTTTGCTGGTGCTCCACTGGCTAGACTGAATCTGAGGAACAATCATTTCATGTATCTACCTGTAAGTGGCGTTCTTGATCAGCTAAAATCTCTTACACAAATTGATTTGGAAGGTAATCCATGGGACTGCACTTGTGATTTGGTTGCTTTAAAGCTGTGGCTGGAAAAACTAAATGAAGGAATTGTGGTGAAGGAATTAAAATGTGAAACACCTGTTCAGTTTGCTAACATTGAACTGAAGTCTCTCAAAAATGAGATCTTATGTCCTAAACTTTTAAACAAGCCATCTGCTCTGTTCACTAGTCCTGTGCCTGCTGTCACTTTTACTACACCGTTGGGTCCAATTCGAAGTCCTCCTGGTGGCCCAGTTCCGTTGTCCATCCTAATCTTAAGCATACTAGTTGTGCTTATTTTAACAGTGTTTGTTGCTTTTTGCCTTCTTGTCTTTGTGCTTCGGCGCAACAAGAAACCAACAGTAAAGCACGAAGGAATTGGGAACCAAGAGTGCAGTTCCATGCACCTGCAACTAAGAAAGCACGACcacaaatcaaacaaaaaagaTGGACTAGGCGCAGAGGCCTTCATTCCTCAAACCATTGAGCAGATGAGTAAAAGTCACACTTGTGGCTTAAAAGAATCTGAAACAGGCTTCACATTTGCTGATCCACAAGGGCAAAAAGTCATTCTGAGAAATATTACCGACAAGGAAAAGGATTTATTGCATGTGGATACCAGAAAAAGACTGAGCACAATTGATGAACTAGATGAGTTGTTTCCTGGGAGGGATTCCAATGTATTTATTCAGAATTTTCTTGAAAGTAAAAAAGAATACAACAGCATAGGGGTCAGTGGCTTTGAAATACGTTATCCAGAGAAACAACAAGACAAAAAAATCAAGAAGTCATTAATAGGGGGTAATCATAGTAAAATTGTAGTAGAGCAAAGAAAGAGTGAATATTTTGAACTGAAAGCTAAACTTCAAGGTTCACCTGACTACCTACAAGTCCTTGAAGAACAAACAGCTTTGAATAAAATATAG